The following proteins are co-located in the Dyadobacter chenwenxiniae genome:
- a CDS encoding helix-turn-helix domain-containing protein — MQTDLTEPLEILVLTADYFKNRADTKYEFVEIILIKGSNCQLSSGSEVYTISAENALLLKPGQSINLEQAYKLDGLVIRFQAEMLPVNFKFTSAYSSNLVSRIYEIGELSAEGIGSVIECMQWELKHSTGSKIEVLSAYLRIVLIYLSKQKSIVLGPDIKSDAVLAIRFFSLLESKYLEFKKVSDYADALAVTPNYLNKVIKRETGLSAGANIRERLIRQAKQMAAAQNANLKNIAYKLGFNDAAHFSKYFKASCGCNFTTYVKTKPLRNEAYI; from the coding sequence ATGCAAACTGATCTGACTGAGCCCTTGGAAATACTGGTGTTGACTGCTGACTATTTTAAAAATAGGGCAGACACGAAGTACGAGTTTGTCGAGATCATTTTGATAAAAGGAAGTAATTGTCAGTTGTCGTCCGGTTCGGAAGTTTATACCATTTCAGCAGAAAATGCGCTTCTCCTGAAACCAGGCCAATCAATCAATTTGGAACAAGCATACAAATTGGATGGATTGGTGATTCGCTTCCAAGCAGAAATGTTACCAGTAAATTTTAAATTTACAAGTGCGTATAGTTCCAATCTTGTGTCGAGGATATACGAAATTGGTGAACTTAGTGCAGAAGGAATCGGGAGCGTCATCGAATGTATGCAATGGGAATTGAAGCATTCCACCGGTTCGAAAATTGAAGTTTTGTCCGCTTACCTGCGTATTGTTTTGATTTATTTATCCAAACAAAAATCAATTGTCCTGGGGCCTGATATCAAATCAGATGCTGTTTTGGCAATCCGGTTTTTTAGCCTGCTGGAAAGCAAATATTTGGAATTCAAGAAAGTCAGTGACTATGCGGATGCACTGGCGGTAACTCCCAATTATCTGAATAAAGTCATCAAACGCGAAACAGGGCTTTCGGCCGGGGCAAACATCCGCGAGCGACTGATCAGACAAGCGAAGCAAATGGCGGCGGCACAAAATGCCAATCTGAAAAACATCGCATATAAGCTCGGTTTCAACGATGCAGCACATTTTAGCAAATATTTCAAGGCAAGTTGCGGATGCAACTTTACAACATATGTAAAGACGAAACCGCTCCGAAATGAAGCTTACATTTAA
- a CDS encoding sigma 54-interacting transcriptional regulator: MSGNVLIVEDEFIVANDLRVVLKQAGYKVNGISASVEEADESIKKQKPDLVILDIQLKGKLSGIDFARTLRAENIAFIYLSANSSQKILEEAKSTEPDGFLVKPFREKDLLVSLDIAWYRHTHSLDSKLRQETLLQKQMSDISQEVLDADQKLLKMAGVIQPFVPFDLIASGTRPFKTGQFNDLAYLRIGFNEYQFLGKKEFATILGLKDPALAMVADNSPIDTDANIYDDLSAVEMSAPVTLQKVLADTFKLKSYLVLPVALHNGLVVHYFFYSRQPNAYSTRHINLLQSLKTHLSDVAQTGFDTAESPALSSNMVQPKNSAAIFQSGFKGIIGNHPLLLSALDLTMQVAPYTTSVLILGESGTGKENIARSIHSNSPRKNGPFVKVNCAAIPSALIESELFGHEKGAFTGASEKRKGKFEQANDGTIFLDEIGELPLDMQVKLLRVLQEKEVEYIGSSISKKVNVRIIAATNRNLEKEVAKGTFRLDLYYRLNVFPITLPALRERKSDIPALTEFFANKFCHEFGRLFPGVAESMMEGLNAYDWPGNIRELENVIEQSVILNDGKSKLELKRSLTNKGIESTDKLNIATLEDVKNIQRETEREYIISILRKSKGLIRGANGAAELLNLKPTTLESRMAKLGIQREDFTNFTESNKF; this comes from the coding sequence ATGAGTGGTAATGTGCTTATCGTAGAGGATGAATTTATTGTAGCCAATGACCTGCGCGTAGTTTTGAAGCAGGCCGGTTACAAGGTGAATGGCATCTCGGCTTCGGTGGAAGAAGCGGACGAAAGTATTAAGAAACAAAAGCCGGATCTTGTCATTCTTGATATCCAGTTGAAAGGTAAGTTGTCGGGAATTGATTTTGCCAGAACATTACGTGCTGAAAATATTGCCTTCATTTATCTGTCGGCCAATTCGAGCCAGAAAATACTGGAAGAAGCCAAGTCTACGGAGCCGGATGGGTTTTTAGTCAAGCCGTTTAGGGAAAAAGATTTACTCGTTTCATTGGACATTGCGTGGTATCGCCACACGCACAGTCTGGATTCAAAGTTGCGCCAGGAAACTCTTTTACAAAAACAGATGAGCGATATCAGCCAGGAAGTGCTGGATGCTGATCAAAAGTTGTTGAAAATGGCCGGGGTCATTCAGCCATTTGTTCCCTTTGATCTAATTGCTTCTGGTACGAGGCCATTTAAAACCGGGCAGTTTAATGATCTGGCTTATTTACGTATCGGTTTCAACGAGTATCAGTTCTTAGGCAAAAAAGAGTTTGCGACCATTTTAGGTTTGAAGGATCCTGCGCTCGCGATGGTGGCGGACAATAGTCCAATAGACACGGATGCGAATATTTACGATGACTTATCTGCTGTCGAAATGTCTGCGCCGGTAACACTTCAGAAGGTCCTTGCCGATACATTCAAATTGAAATCGTATCTAGTTTTGCCTGTGGCTTTGCATAATGGATTGGTTGTTCATTATTTCTTTTACAGCCGACAGCCTAATGCTTATTCGACAAGGCACATTAATTTGTTGCAAAGTCTGAAAACCCATTTGAGCGACGTTGCGCAAACTGGATTTGATACTGCCGAATCACCGGCCTTATCATCCAATATGGTACAACCAAAGAACAGTGCAGCAATATTTCAATCCGGTTTCAAAGGCATTATTGGTAATCATCCCCTTTTACTGAGCGCCCTGGATCTAACCATGCAAGTTGCTCCCTACACGACTTCCGTGCTGATCCTTGGCGAGAGTGGCACTGGTAAAGAGAATATTGCACGGTCTATCCATTCCAATTCGCCGAGGAAAAATGGCCCATTTGTCAAAGTCAATTGCGCTGCTATTCCTTCTGCATTGATAGAATCGGAGTTGTTCGGCCACGAAAAGGGCGCATTTACCGGTGCTAGCGAAAAGCGTAAGGGCAAGTTTGAACAAGCCAATGACGGGACTATTTTTCTGGATGAAATCGGAGAGCTTCCATTGGATATGCAGGTGAAGCTTTTGCGTGTTTTGCAGGAAAAGGAAGTCGAATACATTGGCAGCAGCATTTCCAAAAAAGTAAATGTCAGGATCATTGCTGCCACCAACAGAAACCTTGAAAAGGAAGTCGCAAAAGGAACATTCAGACTTGACCTGTATTATCGGTTGAATGTATTTCCCATTACATTACCGGCATTGAGGGAGCGAAAAAGTGACATACCTGCGTTGACCGAATTCTTCGCAAATAAATTTTGCCACGAATTTGGCAGGCTTTTTCCGGGTGTTGCCGAATCCATGATGGAAGGATTGAATGCCTATGATTGGCCAGGCAACATTCGCGAGCTCGAAAATGTAATAGAACAATCTGTGATTTTGAATGACGGGAAATCGAAGCTGGAATTGAAGCGAAGCCTGACCAACAAGGGCATTGAAAGCACCGACAAATTGAACATTGCAACGCTTGAAGATGTCAAGAACATTCAGAGAGAGACGGAGCGAGAATATATCATATCCATTTTACGAAAATCAAAAGGGCTGATCCGCGGTGCAAATGGAGCTGCTGAATTGTTGAATTTAAAGCCTACTACACTGGAATCCAGAATGGCAAAACTCGGCATTCAACGCGAAGATTTTACGAATTTTACAGAATCAAATAAGTTTTGA
- a CDS encoding DUF2490 domain-containing protein: MKLTFNLGVGVALHFVCLFSFKANAQTPATRAIWLMPTLQFNVSDSAAINLQPGWNPQQGMFFIYANSVLKVNRLLDINLGYLFLDLPERNNDESTFMNGATLKLGSRKFMLENRNLIWNRFRTLKDSKHYDRNRARLFYHIKFDHYKISPYVVDEFWIYLNEIHLARNRVGAGVSLAVVDKLNLDFSYVRQSDRSGDKLHLFFLVLIKSLN; encoded by the coding sequence ATGAAGCTTACATTTAATCTTGGGGTAGGCGTCGCCTTGCATTTTGTTTGTCTATTCAGCTTTAAGGCAAATGCTCAAACTCCGGCAACCAGGGCGATTTGGCTGATGCCGACATTACAATTCAATGTGTCCGATTCGGCGGCAATCAATTTGCAGCCGGGCTGGAACCCACAGCAGGGAATGTTCTTTATCTATGCCAACTCGGTTTTGAAGGTCAATCGGCTGCTCGACATTAATCTGGGCTATTTGTTTTTGGACTTACCAGAAAGGAATAACGACGAGTCGACATTCATGAATGGGGCAACGCTGAAATTAGGTTCGAGGAAATTCATGCTAGAAAATAGAAACCTAATATGGAACCGGTTCAGAACTTTGAAGGACAGCAAGCATTACGATCGGAACCGGGCGCGGCTGTTTTATCATATCAAGTTTGATCACTACAAAATAAGTCCTTATGTGGTTGATGAGTTCTGGATTTATTTAAATGAAATTCACCTGGCCAGGAACAGGGTAGGTGCAGGAGTTAGCTTGGCGGTGGTCGATAAGCTCAACCTGGACTTCTCTTACGTGAGGCAGTCGGATCGATCCGGCGACAAGCTGCATTTGTTTTTTCTGGTTCTGATCAAGTCACTAAACTAG